From a region of the Suncus etruscus isolate mSunEtr1 chromosome 11, mSunEtr1.pri.cur, whole genome shotgun sequence genome:
- the KIF5A gene encoding kinesin heavy chain isoform X1 → MAETNNECSIKVLCRFRPLNQAEILRGDKFIPIFQGDDSVIIGGKPYVFDRVFPPNTTQEQVYHACAMQIVKDVLAGYNGTIFAYGQTSSGKTHTMEGKLHDPQLMGIIPRIARDIFNHIYSMDENLEFHIKVSYFEIYLDKIRDLLDVTKTNLSVHEDKNRVPFVKGCTERFVSSPEEILDVIDEGKSNRHVAVTNMNEHSSRSHSIFLINIKQENMETEQKLSGKLYLVDLAGSEKVSKTGAEGAVLDEAKNINKSLSALGNVISALAEGTKSYVPYRDSKMTRILQDSLGGNCRTTMFICCSPSSYNDAETKSTLMFGQRAKTIKNTASVNLELTAEQWKKKYEKEKEKNKTQKETIAKLEAELSRWRSGENVPETERLAGEGAALGAELCEETPLNDNSSIVVRIAPEERQKYEEEIRRLYKQLDDKDDEINQQSQLIEKLKQQMLDQEELLVSTRGDNEKVQRELSHLQSENDAAKDEVKEVLQALEELAVNYDQKSQEVEEKSQQNQLLVDELSQKVASMLSLESELQRLQEVTGHQRKRIAEVLNGLMKDLSEFSVIVGNGEIKLPVEISGAIEEEFTVARLYISKIKSEVKSVVKRCRQLENLQVECHRKMEVTGRELSSCQLLISQHEAKIRSLTEYMQSVELKKRHLEESYDSLSDELAKLQAQETVHEVALKDKEPDTQDADEVKALELQMESHREAHHRQLARLRDEINEKQKIIDELKDLNQKLQLELEKLQADYEKLKNEEHEKSSKLQELTFLYERHEQSKQDLKGLEETVARELQTLHNLRKLFVQDVTTRVKKSAEMEPEDSGGIHSQKQKISFLENNLEQLTKVHKQLVRDNADLRCELPKLEKRLRATAERVKALEGALKEAKEGAMKDKRRYQQEVDRIKEAVRYKSSGKRGHSAQIAKPVRPGHYPATSPTKPFGTRSPECVSYTNNLFQNYQNLYLQAAPSATSDVYFADSCTSGGATSSGSPWTSYQKANMDNGNATDINDNRSDLPCGYEAEDQAKLFPLHQETAAS, encoded by the exons GGGAAGCCATATGTCTTTGACCGCGTATTCCCACCAAACACGACTCAGGAGCAAGTATATCATGCATGTGCTATGCAGATTGTCAAAg ATGTCCTTGCTGGCTACAATGGCACCATTTTTGCTTATGGACAAACATCCTCAGGGAAAACCCATACCATGGAG GGCAAGCTGCATGACCCCCAGCTGATGGGAATCATTCCTCGAATTGCCCGAGATATCTTCAACCACATCTATTCCATGGACGAGAACCTTGAATTCCATATCAAG GTTTCTTACTTTGAGATTTACCTGGACAAAATTCGTGACCTCCTGGATG TGACCAAGACAAATCTGTCCGTGCACGAGGACAAGAACCGGGTGCCGTTTGTCAAG GGCTGCACCGAACGCTTCGTGTCCAGCCCCGAGGAGATTTTAGATGTGATTGATGAAGGGAAATCGAATCGTCATGTGGCTGTCACCA ACATGAATGAGCACAGCTCCCGCAGCCACAGCATCTTCCTCATCAACATCAAGCAGGAGAACATGGAGACTGAGCAGAAGCTCAGTGGGAAGTTGTATCTGGTGGACCTGGCCGGGAGCGAGAAG GTGAGCAAGACTGGAGCCGAGGGAGCCGTGCTGGATGAAGCAAAGAATATCAACAAGTCCCTGTCTGCCCTGGGGAATGTGATATCTGCACTGGCGGAGGGCACT AAAAGCTATGTCCCATATCGCGATAGCAAGATGACGAGGATTCTCCAGGATTCTCTCGGGGGCAACTGCCGGACAACCATGTTCATCTGTTGTTCCCCGTCGAGCTACAATGACGCGGAGACCAAGTCCACCCTGATGTTTGGGCAGCG GGCAAAGACCATCAAGAACACTGCCTCTGTGAATCTGGAGCTAACAGCTGAACAGTGGAAGAAGAAGtatgagaaggagaaggagaagaacaagacACAGAAGGAGACAATTGCGAAGCTGGAGGCTGAGCTGAGCCGCTGGCGCAGTG GAGAGAATGTTCCCGAGACTGAGCGACTGGCTGGTGAGGGTGCTGCCCTGGGAGCTGAGCTCTGCGAGGAGACGCCTCTGAATGACAACTCATCCATCGTGGTGCGCATCGCCCCTGAGGAGCGGCAGAAGTATGAGGAGGAGATCCGCCGCCTCTACAAGCAGCTTGATGACAAG GATGATGAGATCAACCAGCAAAGCCAGCTCATAGAGAAACTCAAGCAGCAAATGCTGGATCAGGAGGAG CTGCTGGTGTCCACCCGAGGGGACAATGAGAAGGTCCAGAGGGAGCTGAGCCACTTGCAGTCGGAGAACGATGCTGCCAAGGATGAGGTGAAGGAAGTCCTTCAGGCGCTGGAGGAGTTGGCTGTGAACTACGACCAGAAGTCccaggaggtggaggagaagagCCAGCAGAACCAGCTGCTGGTGGATGAATTGTCCCAGAAGGTG GCTTCCATGCTGTCTCTGGAGTCTGAGTTGCAGCGGCTTCAGGAGGTCACTGGACACCAGAGAAAACGAATTGCTGAGGTGCTGAACGGGTTGATGAAGGACCTGAGTGAGTTCAGTGTCATCGTAGGCAACGGGGAAATTAAGCTG CCTGTGGAGATCAGTGGGGCCATCGAGGAGGAGTTCACAGTGGCTCGGCTCTACATCAGCAAAATCAAATCAGAAGTCAAATCTGTGGTCAAGCGGTGCCGCCAACTGGAGAATCTCCAGGTGGAATGTCATCGCAAGATGGAAGTGACAGGCCGGGAGCTGTCATCCTGTCAGCTTCTCATCTCACAG CATGAGGCCAAGATTCGTTCACTTACGGAATACATGCAGAGTGTGGAGCTAAAGAAGCGGCACCTGGAAGAATCTTATGACTCCCTGAGTGATGAGTTAGCGAAGCTCCAGGCCCAGG AGACTGTGCATGAAGTGGCCCTGAAGGACAAGGAGCCGGATACTCAGGACGCAGATGAAGTGAAG GCTCTGGAACTGCAGATGGAGAGTCACCGGGAGGCCCATCACCGGCAGCTGGCCCGGCTCCGAGATGAGATCAATGAGAAGCAGAAGATCATTGATGAGCTCAAAGA CCTGAATCAAAAGCTCCAGTTAGAGCTCGAGAAACTGCAGGCTGACTATGAGAAGCTGAAGAATGAAGAACATGAGAAGAGCAGCAAACTCCAGGAGCTGAC aTTTCTGTACGAGCGACATGAGCAGTCCAAGCAGGACCTCAAGGGTCTGGAGGAGACCGTT GCCCGGGAACTCCAGACCCTCCACAATCTTCGCAAGCTGTTCGTTCAAGACGTCACGACTCGAGTCAAGAAA AGTGCAGAAATGGAGCCCGAGGACAGTGGGGGGATTCACTCCCAAAAGCAGAAGATTTCCTTTCTTGAGAACAACCTGGAACAGCTTACAAAGGTTCACAAACAG CTGGTACGTGACAATGCAGATCTGCGTTGTGAGCTTCCTAAACTGGAAAAACGACTTAGGGCTACGGCTGAGAGAGTTAAGGCCCTGGAGGGTGCACTGAAGGAGGCCAAGGAGGGTGCCATGAAGGACAAGCGCCGCTATCAGCAGGAGGTGGACCGAATCAAGGAGGCTGTGCGGTACAAGAGCTCTGGCAAGCGGGGTCACTCAGCTCAGATTG CCAAACCTGTCCGACCTGGCCACTACCCAGCCACTTCACCCACCAAACCCTTTGGCACCCGGAGTCCCGAGTGTGTTAGTTACACCAACAACCTCTTCCAGAATTACCAGAATTTGTACCTGCAGGCTGCACCGAGTGCCACCTCAGATGTGTA CTTCGCAGACTCCTGCACCAGTGGTGGGGCCACATCCTCTGGTAGCCCCTGGACTTCCTACCAGAAGGCCAATATGGACAATG GAAATGCCACAGATATCAATGACAACAG GAGCGACCTGCCGTGCGGCTATGAGGCTGAGGACCAGGCCAAGCTTTTCCCTCTCCATCAAGAGACAGCAGCCAGCTAA
- the KIF5A gene encoding kinesin heavy chain isoform X2, with translation MAETNNECSIKVLCRFRPLNQAEILRGDKFIPIFQGDDSVIIGGKPYVFDRVFPPNTTQEQVYHACAMQIVKDVLAGYNGTIFAYGQTSSGKTHTMEGKLHDPQLMGIIPRIARDIFNHIYSMDENLEFHIKVSYFEIYLDKIRDLLDVTKTNLSVHEDKNRVPFVKGCTERFVSSPEEILDVIDEGKSNRHVAVTNMNEHSSRSHSIFLINIKQENMETEQKLSGKLYLVDLAGSEKVSKTGAEGAVLDEAKNINKSLSALGNVISALAEGTKSYVPYRDSKMTRILQDSLGGNCRTTMFICCSPSSYNDAETKSTLMFGQRAKTIKNTASVNLELTAEQWKKKYEKEKEKNKTQKETIAKLEAELSRWRSGENVPETERLAGEGAALGAELCEETPLNDNSSIVVRIAPEERQKYEEEIRRLYKQLDDKDDEINQQSQLIEKLKQQMLDQEELLVSTRGDNEKVQRELSHLQSENDAAKDEVKEVLQALEELAVNYDQKSQEVEEKSQQNQLLVDELSQKVASMLSLESELQRLQEVTGHQRKRIAEVLNGLMKDLSEFSVIVGNGEIKLPVEISGAIEEEFTVARLYISKIKSEVKSVVKRCRQLENLQVECHRKMEVTGRELSSCQLLISQHEAKIRSLTEYMQSVELKKRHLEESYDSLSDELAKLQAQETVHEVALKDKEPDTQDADEVKKALELQMESHREAHHRQLARLRDEINEKQKIIDELKDLNQKLQLELEKLQADYEKLKNEEHEKSSKLQELTFLYERHEQSKQDLKGLEETVARELQTLHNLRKLFVQDVTTRVKKSAEMEPEDSGGIHSQKQKISFLENNLEQLTKVHKQLVRDNADLRCELPKLEKRLRATAERVKALEGALKEAKEGAMKDKRRYQQEVDRIKEAVRYKSSGKRGHSAQIAKPVRPGHYPATSPTKPFGTRSPECVSYTNNLFQNYQNLYLQAAPSATSDVYFADSCTSGGATSSGSPWTSYQKANMDNGNATDINDNRSDLPCGYEAEDQAKLFPLHQETAAS, from the exons GGGAAGCCATATGTCTTTGACCGCGTATTCCCACCAAACACGACTCAGGAGCAAGTATATCATGCATGTGCTATGCAGATTGTCAAAg ATGTCCTTGCTGGCTACAATGGCACCATTTTTGCTTATGGACAAACATCCTCAGGGAAAACCCATACCATGGAG GGCAAGCTGCATGACCCCCAGCTGATGGGAATCATTCCTCGAATTGCCCGAGATATCTTCAACCACATCTATTCCATGGACGAGAACCTTGAATTCCATATCAAG GTTTCTTACTTTGAGATTTACCTGGACAAAATTCGTGACCTCCTGGATG TGACCAAGACAAATCTGTCCGTGCACGAGGACAAGAACCGGGTGCCGTTTGTCAAG GGCTGCACCGAACGCTTCGTGTCCAGCCCCGAGGAGATTTTAGATGTGATTGATGAAGGGAAATCGAATCGTCATGTGGCTGTCACCA ACATGAATGAGCACAGCTCCCGCAGCCACAGCATCTTCCTCATCAACATCAAGCAGGAGAACATGGAGACTGAGCAGAAGCTCAGTGGGAAGTTGTATCTGGTGGACCTGGCCGGGAGCGAGAAG GTGAGCAAGACTGGAGCCGAGGGAGCCGTGCTGGATGAAGCAAAGAATATCAACAAGTCCCTGTCTGCCCTGGGGAATGTGATATCTGCACTGGCGGAGGGCACT AAAAGCTATGTCCCATATCGCGATAGCAAGATGACGAGGATTCTCCAGGATTCTCTCGGGGGCAACTGCCGGACAACCATGTTCATCTGTTGTTCCCCGTCGAGCTACAATGACGCGGAGACCAAGTCCACCCTGATGTTTGGGCAGCG GGCAAAGACCATCAAGAACACTGCCTCTGTGAATCTGGAGCTAACAGCTGAACAGTGGAAGAAGAAGtatgagaaggagaaggagaagaacaagacACAGAAGGAGACAATTGCGAAGCTGGAGGCTGAGCTGAGCCGCTGGCGCAGTG GAGAGAATGTTCCCGAGACTGAGCGACTGGCTGGTGAGGGTGCTGCCCTGGGAGCTGAGCTCTGCGAGGAGACGCCTCTGAATGACAACTCATCCATCGTGGTGCGCATCGCCCCTGAGGAGCGGCAGAAGTATGAGGAGGAGATCCGCCGCCTCTACAAGCAGCTTGATGACAAG GATGATGAGATCAACCAGCAAAGCCAGCTCATAGAGAAACTCAAGCAGCAAATGCTGGATCAGGAGGAG CTGCTGGTGTCCACCCGAGGGGACAATGAGAAGGTCCAGAGGGAGCTGAGCCACTTGCAGTCGGAGAACGATGCTGCCAAGGATGAGGTGAAGGAAGTCCTTCAGGCGCTGGAGGAGTTGGCTGTGAACTACGACCAGAAGTCccaggaggtggaggagaagagCCAGCAGAACCAGCTGCTGGTGGATGAATTGTCCCAGAAGGTG GCTTCCATGCTGTCTCTGGAGTCTGAGTTGCAGCGGCTTCAGGAGGTCACTGGACACCAGAGAAAACGAATTGCTGAGGTGCTGAACGGGTTGATGAAGGACCTGAGTGAGTTCAGTGTCATCGTAGGCAACGGGGAAATTAAGCTG CCTGTGGAGATCAGTGGGGCCATCGAGGAGGAGTTCACAGTGGCTCGGCTCTACATCAGCAAAATCAAATCAGAAGTCAAATCTGTGGTCAAGCGGTGCCGCCAACTGGAGAATCTCCAGGTGGAATGTCATCGCAAGATGGAAGTGACAGGCCGGGAGCTGTCATCCTGTCAGCTTCTCATCTCACAG CATGAGGCCAAGATTCGTTCACTTACGGAATACATGCAGAGTGTGGAGCTAAAGAAGCGGCACCTGGAAGAATCTTATGACTCCCTGAGTGATGAGTTAGCGAAGCTCCAGGCCCAGG AGACTGTGCATGAAGTGGCCCTGAAGGACAAGGAGCCGGATACTCAGGACGCAGATGAAGTGAAG AAGGCTCTGGAACTGCAGATGGAGAGTCACCGGGAGGCCCATCACCGGCAGCTGGCCCGGCTCCGAGATGAGATCAATGAGAAGCAGAAGATCATTGATGAGCTCAAAGA CCTGAATCAAAAGCTCCAGTTAGAGCTCGAGAAACTGCAGGCTGACTATGAGAAGCTGAAGAATGAAGAACATGAGAAGAGCAGCAAACTCCAGGAGCTGAC aTTTCTGTACGAGCGACATGAGCAGTCCAAGCAGGACCTCAAGGGTCTGGAGGAGACCGTT GCCCGGGAACTCCAGACCCTCCACAATCTTCGCAAGCTGTTCGTTCAAGACGTCACGACTCGAGTCAAGAAA AGTGCAGAAATGGAGCCCGAGGACAGTGGGGGGATTCACTCCCAAAAGCAGAAGATTTCCTTTCTTGAGAACAACCTGGAACAGCTTACAAAGGTTCACAAACAG CTGGTACGTGACAATGCAGATCTGCGTTGTGAGCTTCCTAAACTGGAAAAACGACTTAGGGCTACGGCTGAGAGAGTTAAGGCCCTGGAGGGTGCACTGAAGGAGGCCAAGGAGGGTGCCATGAAGGACAAGCGCCGCTATCAGCAGGAGGTGGACCGAATCAAGGAGGCTGTGCGGTACAAGAGCTCTGGCAAGCGGGGTCACTCAGCTCAGATTG CCAAACCTGTCCGACCTGGCCACTACCCAGCCACTTCACCCACCAAACCCTTTGGCACCCGGAGTCCCGAGTGTGTTAGTTACACCAACAACCTCTTCCAGAATTACCAGAATTTGTACCTGCAGGCTGCACCGAGTGCCACCTCAGATGTGTA CTTCGCAGACTCCTGCACCAGTGGTGGGGCCACATCCTCTGGTAGCCCCTGGACTTCCTACCAGAAGGCCAATATGGACAATG GAAATGCCACAGATATCAATGACAACAG GAGCGACCTGCCGTGCGGCTATGAGGCTGAGGACCAGGCCAAGCTTTTCCCTCTCCATCAAGAGACAGCAGCCAGCTAA